TTAAGCTGATTGCAGTGGAATAACACCTTTGTCAAAAACGCGGTTATTGGTGCCGATGCCGCTAATTACTATTTTGTCTGCAAACACATCCAATGCAGCAAAACTCAACTCGCTGACAGAATGCGCCGTCCATTCTGAACGTCCGACTTTACGAACTCCTGCGCCAGCACCACAAGTTAGATAAGTAGTACCGTTAATAGGCTTTGTGCGCTCATAGTTGTGGTCGTGACCGTTGATGTAAAGTTGCACACGGTATTTTTGGAAAAGCGGAGTTAGTGTTTCGATAAAAGGTTCGTTTACTCCGTATTCACCAGATGAGTAAATCTGATGATGACCAACAACGATTTTCCAAGGCGCATCGCTGCTGCTGAGTTCTTGTTCTAACCAAGTTAGTTGAGCCTTCCAGTCAGCATTATTATTGGTATCTAGAGCAAAAAAATGTACTGGGTTGCGCCGAAATGTGTAGTAACGTCGCCCCTGCATATTAAAGGCTGGATAATTAACTTGAGGGTCGCCGTTATCTGTGCGGATGTCGTGGTTGCCTAGAACAGCTTGAAATTTGACACCCTGTTGCAATAAAACTTGATAAGGGCGCTCAAAAACATCAACAATTTTCTCAATTTCACCATTGTTGTAGATGTTGTCACCAGCCAGGATTGCCAAATTAAAGGGCTTTAGCTGCTGATAACGACTCATGGCTGCTGCTACAGCATATTGACCTTTTGCACCAGTTCCTGTGTCTGCCACCGACACAAAGCGTAGTAGCGGGGTTCCTAGCGTTGACTCAGGCGTTGCTGGTTCGGCGGCAAGATTGAAGGAGACAGCACTCGTAGCCCTTTGACTGCGGAGTGCCTTTGCCAGAAAAGCTAGACCGAAACCACTGAGGGTGCTTAAAACTAGAAAGTGACGGCGTTTAAGGGGCATAGATTAAAAGTTAAGTCAGTTGATTGCAAGTCAGATAAAAGCAGAATAGCAAAGTGGTAGATTAGGGCTGTGAAGGCAGCATCCGGTAAGAATCTACCGCGAGTAGCGCATACGCGCCTACGCCGGAGGCGATCGCAATTATTTTTGCTGCTTTTAAGGGAGATTCCATGTCAGAAGATCAAACAAATCAGCCAAATATACCAAACCCAGCACCGAAAAAGGTGACACCACCGCCCATCCGCCAATCGTTTCTGAAAGCTCAAAGCATTAAGATTCTGCGGGGGACAATTAGACTGCTTGAAGGGACAGTAGAGAAATTGGAAGAGCGACCAACGGCTACCTCCCAAATTACAACTGCCAAGCCAAGCCTTCTGGAACGTTTTTTAAGTTTGTGGAATGGCATTATAGGGATAATCCGCTCTTTCCTGCCAACATCGCTGAATCAAAAGCTTTCTGATACGGCTTTGAGTGGCGCGATCGCAGTCGTTCTCGTTCTACTACTCTGGACAACAACTACCCTTATACCTGGGAAACCGACTGAAGTAGCTGAGGTTCCTCCCGCAGCAACGCCTGTTCCCGAACAGATATCTTCTCCTGAACCAACGCCTGTTCCAGTTGCGCCTGTTCCGGAACCAACACCGCCTCCCGCCAACATCGACACGCCTCCAGAATTAAAAGCGCCAGAAGCACCCCAAGCCGTGGAAATTGCCCCACCGCCTCCCCCAGTGCTAACCCCAGAACAAAAATTGATTGCTTCTATTCAAGATCAAGTTGCCCAAACTACTACCCAATATGCAAATGGGCTAATTGGGTCTATTCAAGCTAACTTTCCCGCTAGTCTTCTAGTCGTCCAAGTCAGTGATGCTTGGTACGACCTCAATTTATCCAAACAGGACAAGTTAGCAGGCGAAATGTTGCAACGCGCTAAAGAACTCGACTTTAGCAAGTTGGAAATCTCTGATTCTCAAGGTACGCTTTTAGCCCGTTCTCCTGTGGTGGGAGA
The genomic region above belongs to Funiculus sociatus GB2-C1 and contains:
- a CDS encoding metallophosphoesterase; protein product: MPLKRRHFLVLSTLSGFGLAFLAKALRSQRATSAVSFNLAAEPATPESTLGTPLLRFVSVADTGTGAKGQYAVAAAMSRYQQLKPFNLAILAGDNIYNNGEIEKIVDVFERPYQVLLQQGVKFQAVLGNHDIRTDNGDPQVNYPAFNMQGRRYYTFRRNPVHFFALDTNNNADWKAQLTWLEQELSSSDAPWKIVVGHHQIYSSGEYGVNEPFIETLTPLFQKYRVQLYINGHDHNYERTKPINGTTYLTCGAGAGVRKVGRSEWTAHSVSELSFAALDVFADKIVISGIGTNNRVFDKGVIPLQSA